The stretch of DNA TTCTTAAATCTCTTTTCAAACGAACGGTTAATCCAAAATCAAGAATCCCTAATTTTCCATCATCCATTTTTATTAAATTTCCAGGATGAAGATCTCCATGGAAAATTCCAAATTGAAAAGTCATATCTAAAAAGGCTTCAACGGCAATTTTAACTAAATTATGACCTCCATCAATGATGTTACTTTCCGTAAATTTCTTTCCCGTGACTTCGCTCATACATAATATTTTTGAGGTACAAAATTTATAATTTATTACGGGAATATGAATATTTTCATGATTTTTGAAAAACTGCCTCATTCGTTCTGTGTTTGCTGCTTCTCTTGAATAATCTAGTTCGTTTAAAAGAGAGCGGCGAAGTTCAGCTACAATAATAGTAGGGCGAAGAAGTTTTAATTCAGGCAATGCGGTTTCTAAAATAGAAGCAATGGTCATCAATATAGCCAAGTCATTATTTATGGCTATATCAATATCAGGGCGTTGTATTTTAAATACGACAGAGCTTCCCCCTTTTAAGAGAGCTTTGTGGACTTGACCTATACTTGCCGATCCAATGGGATTAAAATCAAAAAATTCAATTTCTTCCAGCAAATGAGCGGGAAGTTCATTTTCAAGGGTTTTTTCAATGATTTCTTTATTTATAGGCTTAACTTTATCACATAGTCTTTTAAATTCTTCCACATAGCTTTTGGGTAAAAGATCTTCTCTTGCAGAAAGAAGTTGCGCTAATTTTACAAATGTAGGTCCAAGCTCTTCAAATGCCATAGCAAGTCTTTTTGCTCTGGAAAAATGATAATTTGGAGATTGTTCTTGTGAACTATTTTCTGAGTTTGTACTTTGTAAAAGATCGCCGAGCTCTGTTCTTTGTATCTCTCTTTTAAATCCATAACGAGCCAGAATATTTACTATATGGGTTAGTCTCCCAACATTTCTAAATTTTTGTAGAATACTTGAAGGCATATAATTGAATCCTCAAAATAGCAAACGAGGTAATCTTGAATTACCTTTCTATGACTTTAGTATATTAGACCTGTAACAAGTGCCAATGGATTCTGTTGCAGTCTCAAAAAATATGTAAGGATTGATTGAGCAGTTCTATAAGGGAGTAAAAATGAAATTAAGTTGTGTTGAATTTGCGAAAATGTATAAAGACGGGGATCTCAGTAAAAAAGTTTTATTGGATGTTCGTGATGTTAGTGAATGTTCAGCGGGAATGCTTAATGGAAGTATAAATATTCCGGTAGCAGAATTAGATTCTCGTTTTTCAGAAATTTCAAAAGATAAAGAAATATTTATTTACTGTAAATCAGGGGGACGAGCGGAAAGAGCCGAAATGTTCTTAAATTATATGGGTTTTAAAGAAACTCGTGTAGCAAGCCCAGGTGGTTATAATGAGTTAAAAGATTTAATATAAGTTTGACATTAATTTAAAGCTTTTTTAACGGCAGCAAGCAGTTTGTCTGGTACAAATGGTTTAATAATCCAAGCTTTAACACCAATTTCTTTGCCTGTTTGAGCATCTTCTGGATTGGTATCTTTTGTTAAAATAAAAATAGGGATATTTTGTGTTTTTGGGTCTGCTTTTAATGCTTTTGCAAGTTCAAAACCACCCATAACGGGCATGTTTAAAGCGGAAATCACAAGATCGATATTTTTGCTTTTTGCTACAGACAAGCCTACAGATCCATCTTGCGCTTCTAAAACGTTAAAGCCTCCTTTAGAAAGAGCAAATTTTGCAAGACTTCGTATTGTGGGAACGTCATCGACAATCAAAATTGTCTTTGCCATAAAAAACCCTCAGGTATTTCAATATACAAGTATCCTTATCGGTCTTTTTTTAGATATCTTGAATATTCTCTTTTTTATGGAATAAATTTTATTGGTTTGTTCAAAAAATGAAAAAGTGAAGATACCATAAACTAAAATGTTATATAGGCTCTTAATAAGAAAAATTAGAAATTTTTTTCTTTTTTTAGGAGTTATTTATGGCAAAAACATTTTCCTGTTTATTAGTTGGTGTCGATGTTATCACTGTTGAAATTGAAACCGTAATTGGGACAGGTTTTTCTGGATTAAATATTTTAGGTTTAAATACGGAAGCAACTCGAGATATGAGGGAACGAATTCGTTCTGCATTAGAGTCTATAGGAATTCCAATTCCTTCTAAGAGAATTATAGTAAATATTACACCAAGTGAGTTTATAAAAATATCGCGTATTCCTTTATCGCAGTTGGATTTTGCTGTTGCTGGATGTATTATTTATGCTTTAATTGATGATAACGAAAAACAAAATAAATTATTTAAACCAGAGAATGAATTTTTGGCAGGAGAACTTTCTCTGTCTGGAAAGTTAAAAGAGATTCAAAATCCACTCATTTATCAATCTGCAATTATTCAAAATAATAATAATATTAAATTATGTCTCCCTAGAAAAAATTTAAGCTATAATTCCATTTTTTTAGAAAACAAAACAGAATTTTTTGATAGTATAGATGAATGGTATCAAAAAAGAAAAAAGTTAAATAAGATAAATTCTATAGAGTTTATTCCCAAAGAAATTAATATATCTGAACCAAAAATAAATAGTACATTAAACATAAAAGAAATAGAAAATACAATTACAGTTTTAATGAAAAATCCAAAACTATGTGTTTCATTATTAATTGCAGCTTTAGGTCATCATCATATTTTGATTGCTGGTGAACCTGGTGTTGGAAAAAGTTTTGGTTTACAAAAAATTTACCAATTTCTTGATCCCTTAAATGAAATTGAAATGATAGATGTAAAGTTGATTCATTCTGTTTCAAGTCATGTTGCTAGGCCATTTCGTTCTCCTCATCATTCTGCTACTCCAGCTGCTTTAATAGGAGGAAGTTCATTAAAGCCAGGAGAAGTATCTTTGGCTCATAAAGGTGTTTTATTTTTAGATGAACTTTCTGAGTTTTCTAGTTCAAGTTTAGAGTCATTAAGAGAGCCTTTAGATTCTGGTGAGGTATTTATTTCAAGAGCGGGTGGACATATACGTTACCCCGCTCAGTTTTTATTATGTGCTACAACAAATCCATGCTCTTGTGGTTATTTATTCTCTAAAATAAAATCTTGTCGCTGTAATCCTAAAGAAAGTAGAAAATATTTACAAAAGTTAAGCGGACCACTTTTAGATCGATTTTGCCTTCAGGTTTGGATTGATTCTCCGATTGAAATGAGTGAAATGGATATTTTTTCAGCTTATTTACTAGATTTGTATTCTAAAAAGAAAATTAAATTTTTTTCTGAAAATTTCATTGATGCGAAGAAAAAATATAACGACTTAAAAAAACAAAATAAAATACTTTCGGAAATCGAAAAATACCTTATAATGGATGAAAGATTTTGTTCTTTATCTCTTAGAGGTCAAAAAAAG from Silvanigrella paludirubra encodes:
- a CDS encoding ABC1 kinase family protein, with product MPSSILQKFRNVGRLTHIVNILARYGFKREIQRTELGDLLQSTNSENSSQEQSPNYHFSRAKRLAMAFEELGPTFVKLAQLLSAREDLLPKSYVEEFKRLCDKVKPINKEIIEKTLENELPAHLLEEIEFFDFNPIGSASIGQVHKALLKGGSSVVFKIQRPDIDIAINNDLAILMTIASILETALPELKLLRPTIIVAELRRSLLNELDYSREAANTERMRQFFKNHENIHIPVINYKFCTSKILCMSEVTGKKFTESNIIDGGHNLVKIAVEAFLDMTFQFGIFHGDLHPGNLIKMDDGKLGILDFGLTVRLKRDLRNTLAFMFYSLSKHDIETCARLFVELTEKDDLTLSSQLESEISEILDNIISLPIQDLHLGRTLMRIARISANRNAPLERDLILFFRALIALETFGRSVDPKFQILNFATEYYEKNSLFQFDKKWFERNIGLAMHDSGAFIKDLPITLRILAKKLQSGTLAFQFKSEDIIFLTRELDRASNRLSLAILLGSIVLGSSIATYGKQGKLYDFLATFGLIGFGTAVILGLWLIIGIIRSGRFK
- a CDS encoding rhodanese-like domain-containing protein, producing MKLSCVEFAKMYKDGDLSKKVLLDVRDVSECSAGMLNGSINIPVAELDSRFSEISKDKEIFIYCKSGGRAERAEMFLNYMGFKETRVASPGGYNELKDLI
- a CDS encoding ATP-binding protein, translating into MAKTFSCLLVGVDVITVEIETVIGTGFSGLNILGLNTEATRDMRERIRSALESIGIPIPSKRIIVNITPSEFIKISRIPLSQLDFAVAGCIIYALIDDNEKQNKLFKPENEFLAGELSLSGKLKEIQNPLIYQSAIIQNNNNIKLCLPRKNLSYNSIFLENKTEFFDSIDEWYQKRKKLNKINSIEFIPKEINISEPKINSTLNIKEIENTITVLMKNPKLCVSLLIAALGHHHILIAGEPGVGKSFGLQKIYQFLDPLNEIEMIDVKLIHSVSSHVARPFRSPHHSATPAALIGGSSLKPGEVSLAHKGVLFLDELSEFSSSSLESLREPLDSGEVFISRAGGHIRYPAQFLLCATTNPCSCGYLFSKIKSCRCNPKESRKYLQKLSGPLLDRFCLQVWIDSPIEMSEMDIFSAYLLDLYSKKKIKFFSENFIDAKKKYNDLKKQNKILSEIEKYLIMDERFCSLSLRGQKKIYNIAFSFYCLFNEIEINKLFVESVMSFRELDRMFLQRNIF
- a CDS encoding response regulator, with protein sequence MAKTILIVDDVPTIRSLAKFALSKGGFNVLEAQDGSVGLSVAKSKNIDLVISALNMPVMGGFELAKALKADPKTQNIPIFILTKDTNPEDAQTGKEIGVKAWIIKPFVPDKLLAAVKKALN